Genomic DNA from Haloplanus aerogenes:
CGCGGCGATCTCGGGGTGGAGTGCCCGCTCGAACACGTTCCGATGGTACAAAAGCAGATCATCCACAGCGCGCAGGACGCGGGCGTGCCCGTCATCACGGCGACGGAGATGCTGGACTCGATGGTCCACTCCCGGCGGCCGACACGGGCGGAGGCCTCGGACGTGGCCAACGCCGTGTTGGACGGGACGGACGCGGTGATGCTCTCTGGCGAGACAGCTATCGGTGACCACCCGGTGCGTGTCGTCGAGACGATGGATCGCATCGTCCGCGAGGTGGAGGGGAGCGACGAGTACGACGAGACGCGGGAGGGACGGGTGCCGCCAGCCGCGGAGGGCTCCCAGACCGAGGCGCTGGCACGGGCGGCCCGGTATCTCGCCCGTGACCTCGGCGCCGCGGCCATCGTCGCCGTCTCCGAATCGGGGTACACGGCGCGAGCGACGGCGAAGTTCCGGCCGGGTGTCCCCGTCGTGGCGACGACGCCCCGGGATCGGGTCCGCCGCCAACTCGCCCTCTCGTGGGGCGTCGACGCCCAGTACGCCGCCTACCGCGAGGACATCGATCAGATGATCGACGCCGCGGTCGACGCCGCCATCGACGCCGGTGCGGCCGAGAGCGGCGACACCGTCGTCGTCCTCTCGGGGATGATGACCGAGTTGGAGGGGACCAACACGACGAACATGCTGAAAGTCCACATCGCGTCGGAGACGGTGGCGACGGGGCGGAGCGTCGCACGCGGTCGGGTCACCGGTCCAGTGTTCCGGTGTTCGGACGGCGACCTCTCGGACGCGCCGGCGGGCGCTATCGTCGTCCTCCCGGCGACGTTCGACGGGGAGTTCGCCGGCGACACGGGGAAGATCGCGGGCATCGTCGACGCCCGGCCGGGGATGACGAGTTACGCGGCGCTGGTCGCGCGGGAGCGTGGCGTGCCGATGATCAGCGGCGCGCCCCTGCCGGACGAGGTGGCAGACGGGACGACGGTGACGCTGCACGCCGACCGCGGCGTCGTCTACGAGGGCGACGTGACGCCGCGCGAACATCAGCGGTAGGCCGGTACCCCTTTCCGTCACTACCTGCTACTCCTCCCTATGAGTGCGCTGTCCGACGACGACCGCGACGACGACGAGTCGCCGTGGCGGTTCGCTGTCGACGAAGTCGGCGAAGACGCTCCCGAGCCGGAGACCATCGAACCCGAATCGCCCGAACTGGAGAACGTCGTGTTCGTTCTGCTCGGCGTGGCGCTCTCCGGATTCATCTTCTACGCCGCCCTCGGCAGTTTGTAGGGTCGCTGATGCCCCGAGTGGTCGAACTGATTGCGGGCGAGCCGACGACCGCCCAGACCTAAAACACATCTAGAGGAATATGTACGACACTACTATACGCGCGGAGGCAGAGCGTACTGTAGCATGTTAGCACGTGACGTAACGTACGTCGAGAAAGCGTGTGCCTACATCACCAGAGACGGATCGGAGGTGCTGGTGTTCAGGGGACCGGGCCACGACGGGTTCCAGATTCCGAAAGGGACCGTTGAACCGGGTGAAACACCGCGAGACGCCGTGTACCGCGAGGCAATCGAGGAGAGCGGGCTGGCGACCTTCGAGCGGGTCGACCACCTCGTCACCGACGTGTGGACGCGGCGGGAGTCGCCGCCGAAGCGGTACGTGCGCCACTTCTACCACGCCCCGGTCCACGAACCCCGAGATTCGTGGACCCACACCGTCACGGGCACCGGCGACGAACGTGGTGCGGAGTTCGAGTTCTCGTGGCTCGACCTGTCGGCCGACGCGCCCTTCGCCCTCGATCTCGACGACTATCTGCACACGCTGACGGGGGTCGACGGCCCAGTCGTGTCGGAAGTAGTCGCCGATTGATCGCGTCACACCGATCCACGCGCACGACGGGACCGACTGAAACGCTTCGGTCACTGCCGAAGACGGCGTCGACACGTTATCAGTACTGATGTGGAGAGACGAATCCGATGGCAGGCAGACGACGGCGCTCCATCGGGAACGCGAATCAGCCCCATCGAAACGCCATTAGACGGCTATTCTCTCCACGTATCCGCTCGTCATCGGGACTCGAAGTGCCGCGACTGCCGAGTGACCTGGTGGGGCTTGGGATCGGCATCGAGAGTCCGGATCGGGGACCGCTATGGCTCGCGCCCGACCCGAACGAGCGACAGGGCGAGAACCGTTCCGATCGTCGAGAACGCCGCGAGTACGACGAACATCAGCGACACGGACGCGTAGGTGAGGACCGTCCCGGCGACCGCCGCCCCGAGGGCACCGACGCCGAAGATGGCGAGGTAGGTGTAGCCGAACGAGAGTCCCCTCGATTCGGGAAGCGAGTACTTCGCGATGGTCGCCTGCGTGAGCGGTTGCGTGGCGAACAGAGCGAATCCGAGCGCGAAGCTCGCGACCAACAGCCCCGTGAGACCTAGCTGTGCCGCGGGGACGAACGCCAGTGCGATGACCGTGAGGACCGTCAGCACCAAGATCAAGGCGCGGTCCGGTTCGATCAGTTCCGTGAGTCGCCCGCTCAGATACTGGCCGCCGATGCCGACGGTCAACAGACCCGTGTAGAGATACTGGGCGAGGTCGAACTCCTCGGCGACCGGACTGTCGGGGTCGAATATGCCGGGGCGAACGTCGCCGACAGCTGCCATCAGGAAGTCCCCGAGCAGATCCGGAAGGAACGTGAGGACGCCACGATAGTAGAGGCCGTTGAATGCGACGATCACGCAGATCAGCAGGAAGCCGAGGGTGAACAGGCGACGCGTCTCGCCGACGAACTCGGCGAGTGAGGTTGGCGAGTGCTCCCGGGATCCACCGTCGGTCGCCTCCACGGCGGCCACGGGATCGAACCGGATGGTCAGGCCGACGAGCGTGGCCACCAGCGCCGGAACAGCGAGGATCACCACGGCGATCCGCCAGTCGAAGGCGAGCAACAGGAGCGCGGTCACCAGCGGCCCGCCCGCGATACCGACGTTCCCCGCCATCCCGTGGTAGGCGAAGCCTCGTCCGCGCTCCTCGATGCCGTTGCTGATGAGTGTCAGCCCGGCGGGGTGGTAGACACTGGCGGCGATCCCCCAGACCGCCAGTGCGAGCGTCACGCCCACGACACCGGGGGCGAGACTCAACAGCAAAAACGAGAGTCCCATGCCGGCCAGACAGGCACTGATCAGCACGCGCGAGCCGAATCTATCGACCAGCAACCCGCCCGGCAGTGCCCCGATACCGAACAGTCCGTAGCCGACCGCGGCCGCGACCCCAAGCACCGCCGCAGTGGTCGAGAACTCCAACAGCCACACCGTCATCAGGATCGGTATCGACAGTTCGTAGGTGTGCACCATCGCGTGCCCGACCATGACGAACCCGACGATAGATCGATCGTTGTCGTCCACAGCCACCGATACGTGGACCGTTCAGTTACTTGTTCTCGTCGACCAGCGCTACTCGCGCGGCGCTTTCGCTACGCCATCACGAATATATGAACTCAGATATAGCTACGTCGGACGGTCCTTGGATCGGACAGTCGAACAGTGCCACCTGCCGACACACCGACCGACAGCGACGTTCGTGCAACGCCAGAGTGGACTGGGGAGACGGCCGTCCGAGACGTTTATCACTCCGCGCCCACTCGTTTTCTGGGGATATGGACGACTTACGCACGGGATTGAGCTACGGGGACGTGTTGCTGGTCCCGAAGCGGTCGCCGGTCGACAGCCGCGACGAGGTCGACCTCTCGACGGTACTCACACCCTCGATCCGGCTGGACACGCCGCTGGTCTCCGCGGCGATGGACACCGTAACCGAGGCCGAGATGGCGATCGAACTCGGACGAGCCGGTGGGTTCGGCGTCGTCCACCGCTTTCTGACGCCTGTGGAACAGGCTGTGCAGGTCGAACGGGTGACGGCCGCGGGCGAGCAGGTGGGTGCGGCCGTCGGGATCAACGAGGACTACGTCGCCCGGAGCGCCGCCCTCGTCGAGGCCGGCGTCGACGCCCTCGTCGTCGACGTGGCGCACGGGCACCTCGAACGGACGCTCGACGCCGTCGCGGCGCTCGCGGCGGAGTTTCCCGACACTGACCTCGTC
This window encodes:
- the pyk gene encoding pyruvate kinase → MRRAKIVCTLGPASDDRQTIRELADAGMAVARLNASHGTHEDRAELIDRIQDVDAAIDDPLSAMLDLQGPEVRTAAIDDPIDLPTDSTVRFVEGDTVTTEEVGLSYAISAVDPGDTVLLDDGRIETTVESVEGETVTARVVSGGELGSRKGVNIPGVDLDLDVVTDRDRRDIEVAVEHDADFVAASFVRDADDVYEVTDAIENAGGDIPVISKIERAGAVDHIDEIVEASYGVMVARGDLGVECPLEHVPMVQKQIIHSAQDAGVPVITATEMLDSMVHSRRPTRAEASDVANAVLDGTDAVMLSGETAIGDHPVRVVETMDRIVREVEGSDEYDETREGRVPPAAEGSQTEALARAARYLARDLGAAAIVAVSESGYTARATAKFRPGVPVVATTPRDRVRRQLALSWGVDAQYAAYREDIDQMIDAAVDAAIDAGAAESGDTVVVLSGMMTELEGTNTTNMLKVHIASETVATGRSVARGRVTGPVFRCSDGDLSDAPAGAIVVLPATFDGEFAGDTGKIAGIVDARPGMTSYAALVARERGVPMISGAPLPDEVADGTTVTLHADRGVVYEGDVTPREHQR
- a CDS encoding MFS transporter; the encoded protein is MDDNDRSIVGFVMVGHAMVHTYELSIPILMTVWLLEFSTTAAVLGVAAAVGYGLFGIGALPGGLLVDRFGSRVLISACLAGMGLSFLLLSLAPGVVGVTLALAVWGIAASVYHPAGLTLISNGIEERGRGFAYHGMAGNVGIAGGPLVTALLLLAFDWRIAVVILAVPALVATLVGLTIRFDPVAAVEATDGGSREHSPTSLAEFVGETRRLFTLGFLLICVIVAFNGLYYRGVLTFLPDLLGDFLMAAVGDVRPGIFDPDSPVAEEFDLAQYLYTGLLTVGIGGQYLSGRLTELIEPDRALILVLTVLTVIALAFVPAAQLGLTGLLVASFALGFALFATQPLTQATIAKYSLPESRGLSFGYTYLAIFGVGALGAAVAGTVLTYASVSLMFVVLAAFSTIGTVLALSLVRVGREP
- a CDS encoding NUDIX hydrolase, which produces MLARDVTYVEKACAYITRDGSEVLVFRGPGHDGFQIPKGTVEPGETPRDAVYREAIEESGLATFERVDHLVTDVWTRRESPPKRYVRHFYHAPVHEPRDSWTHTVTGTGDERGAEFEFSWLDLSADAPFALDLDDYLHTLTGVDGPVVSEVVAD
- a CDS encoding DUF7312 domain-containing protein, which encodes MSALSDDDRDDDESPWRFAVDEVGEDAPEPETIEPESPELENVVFVLLGVALSGFIFYAALGSL